One window from the genome of Lynx canadensis isolate LIC74 chromosome E3, mLynCan4.pri.v2, whole genome shotgun sequence encodes:
- the TSC22D4 gene encoding TSC22 domain family protein 4 encodes MSGGKKKSSFQITSVTTDYEGPGSPGGSEPPALPTPTGPPPRLPNGEPNPEQGGKSTPRNGSPPPGAPASRFRVVKLPHGLGEPYRRGRWTCVDVYERDLEPPGFGRLLEGIRGASGGTGGRSLDSRLELASLGLGAPTPQPGLSQGPTSWLRPPPTSPGPQARSLTGGLGQLAMPGKAKVETPPLSASPPQQRPPEPRTGDSAGPSRAATPLPSLRVEAEAGGSATGTPPLSRSKDGALRLRMELVAPEEMGQVPPLDSRPGSPALYLFPDASLVHKSPDPFGAAAAQSLSLARSMLAISGHLDSDDDSGSGSLVGIDNKIEQAMDLVKSHLMFAVREEVEVLKEQIRDLAERNAALEQENGLLRALASPEQLAQLPSSGVPRLGPPAPNGPSV; translated from the exons ATGAGTGGGGGCAAGAAGAAGAGTAGTTTCCAAATCACCAGCGTCACCACGGACTATGAGGGCCCAGGGAGCCCAGGGGGTTCTGAGCCCCCTGCCTTGCCCACCCCCACTGGGCCCCCACCCCGCCTGCCTAATGGGGAGCCCAACCCCGAGCAGGGGGGCAAGAGCACCCCCCGGAATGGCTCCCCACCGCCTGGGGCCCCTGCCTCCCGTTTCCGGGTGGTAAAGCTGCCCCACGGCCTGGGAGAGCCTTACCGCCGAGGCCGTTGGACGTGTGTGGATGTTTACGAGAGAGACCTGGAGCCCCCAGGCTTTGGCCGGCTCCTGGAGGGAATTCGAGGGGCCTCAGGAGGCACTGGGGGCAGATCTCTGGATTCCAGGTTGGAGCTGGCCAGCTTGGGCCTGGGTGCCCCAACTCCACAGCCAGGCCTGTCTCAGGGCCCCACCTCCTGGCTCCgtccgccccccacctcccctggacCTCAGGCCCGCTCCTTAACCGGGGGGCTGGGCCAGCTGGCAATGCCTGGCAAGGCCAAGGTGGAGACACCCCCACTgtcagcctccccaccccagcagcGCCCCCCAGAGCCCCGGACTGGGGATAGCGCGGGCCCATCCCGGGCTGCCACGCCCCTGCCATCCCTGAGGGTGGAAGCGGAGGCTGGGGGCTCAGCAACAGGGACCCCTCCCCTGTCCCGGTCTAAGGATGGAGCCCTGCGGCTGAGGATGGAGTTGGTCGCTCCAGAGGAGATGGGGCAG gtgcccccactcGACTCTCGCCCCGGCTCCCCAGCCCTTTACTTGTTCCCCGATGCCAGTCTGGTTCACAAGTCTCCAGACCCCTTTGGAGCAgcagcagcccagagcctcagCCTGGCCCGCTCCATGCTGGCCATCAGTGGCCACCTGGACAGCGATGATGATAG CGGCTCCGGAAGCCTGGTTGGCATTGACAACAAGATCGAACAAGCCATG GACTTGGTGAAGTCCCACCTCATGTTTGCGGTCCGGGAGGAGGTGGAGGTGCTGAAGGAGCAGATCCGAGACCTGGCCGAGCGGAATGCCGCGCTGGAGCAGGAGAATGGACTGCTGCGTGCCCTGGCCAGCCCCGAGCAGCTGGCCCAGCTGCCTTCCTCGGGGGTCCCGCGGCTTGGGCCCCCTGCGCCCAATGGGCCCTCCGTCTGA
- the CE3H7orf61 gene encoding uncharacterized protein C7orf61 homolog codes for MAVVMRFFRWIWRKITCWVFFWKQKAKSTFLEHHDSQKSVLKVEKTPKVVETFKLVEPCKEAKISKMVESPEVADACELAKATDRAKVEPGHRARSLLQLPRTAVKSVSMLMVSALQSGWQMCSWKSSVSSTSISSQMRSGSPVDTSEAEMLREVYLILWVIRRQLRQLARRQERPRRRHIRAHTGSQPDTAQGLKQDARSPL; via the exons ATGGCGGTGGTTATGAGGTTCTTCCGATGGATTTGGCGAAAGATTACTTGCTGG GTTTTCTTCTGGAAACAAAAAGCTAAGTCAACCTTCTTGGAACACCATGATTCCCAGAAAAGTGTATTGAAGGTGGAGAAGACTCCCAAGGTGGTTGAGACTTTCAAGTTGGTTGAGCCCTGCaaagaggctaagatttccaagaTGGTGGAGTCCCCCGAGGTGGCTGATGCCTGCGAGTTGGCCAAAGCAACAGATAGGGCTAAGGTGGAGCCGGGTCATAGGGCCCGATCCCTGCTGCAGCTGCCCCGGACAGCTGTCAAGTCTGTCTCCATGCTCATGGTCTCGGCCCTGCAGAGCGGCTGGCAAATGTGCAGCTGGAAG tCATCTGTGAGTTCTACCTCCATTTCCTCCCAAATGAGGTCTGGGTCCCCAGTGGATACGTCGGAAGCTGAGATGCTGCGGGAAGTGTACCTGATACTGTGGGTCATTCGGAGACAACTGCGACAGCTGGCCCGCAGGCAGGAGAGGCCGAGGCGGCGCCACATCCGGGCCCACACTGGCTCCCAGCCTGACACGGCTCAGGGCCTGAAACAGGATGCCCGGAGTCCCCTTTAG